The following coding sequences are from one Streptomyces sp. NBC_01232 window:
- the gatA gene encoding Asp-tRNA(Asn)/Glu-tRNA(Gln) amidotransferase subunit GatA: MVDIIKLTAAETAGKIASGELTAVEVTEAHLARIDATDEKVNAFLHVDREGALAQARAVDAKRAAGEKLGPLAGVPLALKDIFTTVGIPTTVGSKILEGWIPPYDATLTRKLKEADVVILGKTNMDEFAMGSSTENSAYGPTGNPWDLTRIPGGSGGGSAAALAAFQAPLAIGTDTGGSIRQPAAVTGTVGVKPTYGGVSRYGMVAFSSSLDQGGPCARTVLDAALLHEVIAGHDPLDSTSIDAPVPPVVEAARNGSVAGMRVGVVKQFAGEGYQAGVVQRFNESVELLKELGAEIVELDCPSFDLAMAAYYLIAPSECSSNLARFDAMRYGLRVGDDGTKSAEDVTALTREAGFGDEVKRRIILGTYALSSGYYDAYYGSAQKVRTLITKDFEKSFEQVDVIVSPTTPTTAFPIGERTDDPLAMYLADLCTIPTNLAGNSAMSLPCGLAPEDGLPVGLQIIAPAMKDDRLYKVGAAVEAAFVARWGHPLLEEAPSL; this comes from the coding sequence ATGGTCGACATCATCAAGCTCACGGCCGCCGAGACCGCCGGGAAGATCGCCTCCGGCGAGCTCACGGCCGTCGAGGTGACCGAGGCCCACCTGGCCCGCATCGACGCCACCGACGAGAAGGTCAACGCCTTCCTGCACGTGGACCGCGAGGGCGCGCTCGCCCAGGCCCGCGCCGTCGACGCCAAGCGCGCGGCCGGCGAGAAGCTCGGCCCGCTGGCCGGCGTGCCCCTCGCCCTCAAGGACATCTTCACCACGGTCGGGATCCCGACGACCGTCGGTTCGAAGATCCTCGAAGGCTGGATCCCGCCCTACGACGCCACCTTGACGCGCAAGCTGAAGGAAGCCGACGTCGTCATCCTCGGCAAGACCAACATGGACGAGTTCGCCATGGGGTCCTCCACCGAGAACAGCGCCTACGGCCCCACCGGCAACCCGTGGGACCTCACCCGGATCCCCGGCGGTTCCGGCGGCGGCTCCGCGGCGGCCCTCGCCGCCTTCCAGGCCCCGCTCGCCATCGGCACCGACACCGGCGGTTCCATCCGCCAGCCCGCCGCCGTCACGGGCACGGTCGGCGTGAAGCCCACGTACGGCGGTGTCTCCCGCTACGGCATGGTCGCCTTCTCCTCCTCCCTCGACCAGGGCGGGCCCTGCGCCCGTACGGTCCTGGACGCGGCCCTCCTGCACGAGGTGATCGCCGGGCACGACCCGCTCGACTCCACCTCCATCGACGCCCCGGTCCCGCCGGTCGTCGAGGCCGCCCGCAACGGCTCGGTGGCCGGTATGCGCGTCGGTGTGGTCAAGCAGTTCGCCGGTGAGGGCTACCAGGCCGGTGTCGTCCAGCGCTTCAACGAGTCGGTGGAGCTCCTCAAGGAGCTCGGCGCCGAGATCGTCGAGCTGGACTGCCCGTCCTTCGATCTCGCGATGGCCGCGTACTACCTGATCGCGCCGTCCGAGTGCTCCTCGAACCTGGCCCGCTTCGACGCCATGCGCTACGGCCTGCGCGTCGGCGACGACGGCACCAAGTCCGCCGAGGACGTCACCGCCCTGACCCGCGAAGCCGGCTTCGGCGACGAGGTCAAGCGCCGCATCATCCTCGGCACGTACGCGCTCAGCTCCGGCTACTACGACGCGTACTACGGCTCCGCCCAGAAGGTCCGCACCCTCATCACGAAGGACTTCGAGAAGTCCTTCGAGCAGGTCGACGTGATCGTCTCCCCGACGACCCCGACCACCGCCTTCCCCATCGGCGAGCGCACCGACGACCCGCTCGCCATGTACCTCGCGGACCTGTGCACCATCCCGACCAACCTGGCCGGCAACTCCGCCATGTCGCTGCCCTGCGGCCTGGCACCGGAGGACGGTCTCCCGGTCGGGCTCCAGATCATCGCCCCGGCGATGAAGGACGACCGGCTCTACAAGGTCGGTGCGGCCGTCGAGGCCGCCTTCGTCGCACGCTGGGGTCACCCGCTGCTTGAGGAGGCACCGTCCCTGTGA